In one Lolium rigidum isolate FL_2022 chromosome 3, APGP_CSIRO_Lrig_0.1, whole genome shotgun sequence genomic region, the following are encoded:
- the LOC124702585 gene encoding LOW QUALITY PROTEIN: mediator of RNA polymerase II transcription subunit 19a-like (The sequence of the model RefSeq protein was modified relative to this genomic sequence to represent the inferred CDS: deleted 4 bases in 2 codons), whose translation MSGSNQMASDGKFGKGPRELTWCVDLISRYEYLNHHGFFCKKPLPLAISDTNYLHNVVGDTEIRKGEGMEIDQLIRNPDMREKKTAYIQPFDMETLGHAFQLRETAPVDLPSAEKGTPTISGKSKVKSRDKVKKHKKHKEKDKDKEQKKHKHRHKDRSKDKEKDKDKDKEKKKDKSLHHDLGADHSKKHHEKKRKHEGIENLPDVRNNKKTQKRKTR comes from the exons ATGTCGGGCTCTAATCAGATGGCTTCAGATGGTAAATTTGGAAAAG GTCCTCGAGAACTCACTTGGTGC GTTGATTTAATTAGCCGCTACGAA TACTTGAACCATCACGGTTTCTTTTGTAAGAAACCGTTGCCGCTGGCTATCTCAGATACAAATTATCTTCACAATGTTGTGGGTGATACTGAAATCCGTAAAGGAGAAGGAATGGAGATAGATCAACTCATTCGGAATCCGGACATGAGGGAGAAGAAGACTGCTTATATTCAACCCTTCGACATGGAAACACTAGGACATGCATTTCAGTTGCGAGAAACAGCGCCGGTAGATTTGCCCTCG GCTGAAAAAGGTACTCCAACTATATCGGGGAAATCCAAGGTTAAGTCCAGAGACAAAGTCAAGAAGCATAAAAAGCACAAGGAGAAAGACAAGGACAAGGAACAGAAGAAGCACAAACATCGCCATAAGGATCGGAGTAAAGATAAGGAAAAAGATAAAGACAAagacaaagaaaagaagaaggataAGAGTTTGCATCATGATTTGGGAGCTGACCATTCCAAAAAACATCATGAGAAG AAGAGGAAGCATGAAGGAATTGAAAATTTGCCGGATGTACGTAACAACAAAAAAA CACAAAAGCGCAAAACTCGGTGA